One window from the genome of Microbulbifer pacificus encodes:
- a CDS encoding enoyl-CoA hydratase: MQSQCAEIQSQISGRVLEITINRPERKNALTMAMYSAMADLLNAAADDPSVRVVILTGAAGIFTSGNDLTDFLGGSATGDESPVYLFMQALYNFPKPVIAAVAGPAVGIGTTLLLHCDLSIAEDDAVFQMPFVNLGLCPEYGSSFLLPRIMGHAKASELLLLGKKFDAQTAADVNICNEVVYAGEALDRARVYAAELAEKAPEAVRLTKKLLRQGIHENGLATIREEANHFKTRLLSEEFREAATAFMEKRPADFSRFD; encoded by the coding sequence ATGCAGAGCCAGTGTGCGGAAATTCAGTCTCAGATATCCGGGCGGGTATTGGAGATCACCATCAACCGGCCGGAACGCAAGAATGCGCTGACCATGGCCATGTATTCCGCGATGGCGGATCTGCTGAACGCGGCGGCGGATGACCCAAGTGTGAGAGTCGTCATACTCACCGGGGCTGCCGGTATCTTTACCAGTGGCAACGATCTGACGGATTTTCTTGGCGGTTCCGCCACAGGGGATGAGTCGCCGGTATACCTGTTCATGCAGGCATTGTATAACTTCCCCAAGCCGGTGATTGCCGCTGTGGCGGGCCCCGCGGTGGGAATTGGTACCACATTGCTACTGCATTGCGATCTCTCCATCGCCGAAGACGACGCGGTGTTTCAGATGCCCTTTGTGAATCTCGGCCTGTGCCCGGAATACGGTTCCAGTTTCCTGTTGCCGCGTATCATGGGGCACGCCAAAGCGTCCGAACTCCTGTTACTCGGTAAGAAATTCGATGCCCAGACCGCGGCGGATGTGAATATCTGTAATGAAGTCGTGTACGCGGGAGAGGCGCTGGACCGAGCCCGGGTTTATGCGGCGGAACTCGCCGAGAAGGCACCGGAGGCGGTGCGCCTGACCAAGAAGCTGCTTCGCCAGGGTATTCACGAAAACGGCCTGGCGACGATTCGGGAAGAGGCGAATCATTTCAAAACCCGCCTGTTATCTGAGGAGTTTCGCGAGGCGGCCACGGCATTTATGGAGAAAAGGCCGGCGGATTTTTCCCGATTTGATTGA
- a CDS encoding tryptophan 2,3-dioxygenase — MTVTYSSYLKVDELLQCQQPLSDGPEHDELLFIVIHQSYELWFKQLLHELDFLVRLFNGGERNRALHTLKRVDAIYRTLIQQVDILETLTPLEFMSFRDRLSTASGFQSYQFRELEFLYGAKDAKKLGNYEPGSEHYLRLKKRLEAPTLWDAFLRFLVHEGHEIPKSELERDYSQVAAPSTAVQQVLIDVYRNDPLVSDICEALVDIDTSLQQWRYRHVKMVERTIGHKMGTGGSSGVGYLQSTLFRPVFPDLWAIRSEF; from the coding sequence ATGACGGTGACATACAGCTCCTACCTGAAAGTCGACGAGCTGCTGCAGTGCCAGCAGCCACTTTCCGATGGCCCGGAGCACGACGAACTGCTGTTTATCGTAATCCATCAGAGCTATGAGCTGTGGTTCAAACAACTGCTGCACGAGCTCGATTTCCTGGTACGCCTGTTTAACGGCGGTGAGCGCAACCGCGCCCTGCATACCCTGAAGCGGGTCGACGCCATCTACCGCACCCTGATCCAGCAGGTAGATATTCTGGAAACCCTCACGCCGCTGGAGTTCATGTCCTTCCGGGACAGACTGTCGACCGCCAGCGGCTTCCAGTCTTACCAGTTCCGCGAGCTGGAATTCCTCTATGGCGCGAAAGACGCAAAAAAGCTGGGTAACTATGAGCCCGGTTCCGAACACTACCTCCGCCTGAAAAAACGTCTTGAGGCGCCAACGCTGTGGGATGCCTTCCTGCGCTTCCTCGTTCACGAAGGACATGAAATCCCGAAATCCGAGCTGGAGAGGGATTACAGCCAGGTCGCAGCCCCTTCTACCGCAGTACAGCAGGTGCTGATCGACGTATACCGGAATGATCCGCTGGTGAGTGATATCTGCGAAGCACTGGTGGATATCGATACCTCCCTGCAGCAGTGGCGCTATCGCCATGTGAAGATGGTGGAGCGCACGATCGGCCACAAGATGGGAACAGGAGGTTCCAGTGGTGTGGGCTACCTGCAAAGCACCCTGTTCAGGCCGGTATTCCCGGACCTCTGGGCCATTCGCTCCGAGTTCTGA
- a CDS encoding ExbD/TolR family protein has product MSRRRGKAVEEEKADIDLTPMLDVVFIMLIFFIVTASFVKEKALDVNVPDPDQQVETPPNEDKQNILLTVNSADEIWMGSSRIDSRAVRARIAQLYAENPQAIVIVRAHIKSSADTYVTIADAAKEVNSNIQVSLVPFEDKR; this is encoded by the coding sequence ATGAGTAGACGACGCGGTAAGGCCGTAGAAGAAGAGAAGGCCGATATTGACCTGACGCCCATGCTGGACGTTGTGTTCATCATGCTGATCTTCTTTATCGTGACGGCATCCTTCGTAAAAGAGAAGGCGCTGGACGTGAACGTGCCCGATCCCGATCAGCAAGTTGAGACCCCGCCAAATGAGGACAAGCAGAACATCCTGCTGACGGTGAACTCCGCCGATGAGATCTGGATGGGAAGCAGCCGTATCGACAGTCGTGCGGTCCGCGCCCGTATTGCCCAGCTCTACGCTGAGAACCCGCAGGCTATCGTCATCGTACGTGCGCACATCAAATCCAGCGCGGACACATACGTGACCATTGCGGATGCGGCGAAAGAGGTAAACTCGAACATCCAGGTTTCCCTGGTACCGTTCGAAGACAAGCGCTAA
- a CDS encoding methylglyoxal synthase, which yields MNYIDQPIAAQKRIALVAHDNRKASLIEWCQQHRDILAQHQLLGTGTTGSQIEAATGMAVEKLFSGPMGGDQQLGARICQGEVDILIFFWDPFEPMPHDPDVKALLRIAAVWNIPVACNASSADMMIHSTLMAQGFSRQVPDYQGYLAQRKLEIIV from the coding sequence GTGAACTATATAGATCAGCCAATTGCCGCGCAGAAACGCATCGCACTGGTGGCACACGACAACCGCAAGGCGAGTCTGATTGAGTGGTGCCAACAGCACCGCGATATTCTGGCGCAGCACCAATTGCTGGGAACCGGGACTACAGGTTCTCAGATTGAAGCTGCGACCGGTATGGCGGTGGAGAAACTGTTCAGTGGCCCTATGGGAGGGGACCAGCAACTGGGAGCCAGAATCTGTCAGGGAGAAGTGGATATCCTGATTTTCTTCTGGGATCCCTTTGAACCCATGCCCCATGACCCTGATGTAAAAGCACTCCTGCGCATTGCCGCGGTGTGGAATATCCCTGTGGCGTGTAATGCCAGCAGTGCCGATATGATGATCCATTCCACTCTGATGGCGCAGGGCTTCTCCCGGCAGGTACCTGACTATCAGGGCTATCTGGCACAGAGAAAGCTCGAAATCATTGTGTAA
- a CDS encoding efflux RND transporter permease subunit: MKLLESAVERFRSSISLMLLVVIMGIAARGAMTVESSPEVNPPVVIVQVRHEGISPEDGVRLLIRPLEQEIRSLEGVEEVIATARESLVYLVIEFDSALDIDHAVDEVRNAVDRAKAELPRDADEPIVEEASAQPFPAIVVTLAGEGATERELLRSAQLLKRKIENIGEVLSADINGNREEVVEATIDPVRLEHYQITSGELINAVLGNNLLIPAGEMDVSKGRFSVKVPGLIESADDVYQIPLKQSEHGVVTLGQVTDIRRTFKDATSFTSVNGRPGLAINVEKRTGASAVDLADSVRAVVNGERDYLPRGVKVDFVFDMSEVARDMVSEMEGNILTAMLLVMIIVVSALGFRSGLLVGFGIPFSLLFGSIITWYLGYSFNFMVMFGMLLALGMLIDGSIVITEFADRKMAEGLSARVAYSIAVRRMFWPVIASTGTTLAAFLPIIFWPGVVGDFMRYLPVTVFAVLAGSLVYALFFAPVLGSVFGKSNMDLQTQQYLKQLENGDPLSLGGITGLYARMLDSVVRRPFVSFGVTILVLIGIFVAFGRFNPGVEFFTETEEQYGNVEVRAQGNLSVEEKKALVAQVESTVMQVPEVRVVYTAIGTRGISGNSEKSPDQIANLLVELQPSMERERKSREIFADIRERTGHFPGIKTSANAFEGGPPVGKDIVLELRSRDYDKLLAETWRLHRALESEFDGLRDIVNTAPLPGIEWEVKVDRGKAALYGADLTGVGRAVQLVTNGVLMAEYRPDDSDEEVDIRIRYPEDARGITALDELKVNTASGAVPVSSFVTTVAGPKVDKIERIDGVTRMQVKADVNDGVLADDKVREIRQWLAAHPLDGEVELLFRGADEDQNESLVFLQVAFSLSLFLMFILLVTQFNSFYQSALILSSVIMSTAGVMLGLTLTQSTFSVIMTGVGIVALAGIVVNNNIVLIDTYNFVRKAEPELGCGAAAVKASAQRLRPVFLTTATTILGLLPLALGVSVDMVGRTVVVNGVIASFWVKLASAIVYGLSFSTILTLIVTPVMLALPSAFREIIGDAIRKSKPRWLNKSVE, translated from the coding sequence ATGAAGCTTCTGGAGAGTGCGGTAGAGCGATTCCGCAGCAGTATCAGTCTGATGCTTCTGGTCGTCATCATGGGCATCGCGGCACGCGGTGCCATGACCGTTGAGTCCAGCCCTGAAGTCAATCCACCGGTTGTTATTGTGCAGGTCCGGCACGAGGGTATTTCTCCAGAAGATGGTGTGCGGCTCCTGATTCGGCCGCTGGAACAGGAAATCCGTTCTCTGGAAGGGGTCGAAGAGGTGATTGCCACCGCCAGGGAGTCCCTGGTGTATCTGGTGATCGAATTCGACTCCGCGCTGGATATAGACCACGCCGTGGATGAAGTTCGCAATGCCGTGGACCGGGCCAAGGCAGAGTTGCCCCGCGATGCGGATGAGCCCATCGTGGAAGAAGCGTCAGCGCAACCATTCCCCGCCATAGTGGTAACCCTGGCAGGTGAGGGGGCCACTGAGCGGGAGCTGCTGCGCAGTGCACAACTGTTGAAACGAAAGATCGAAAATATCGGTGAAGTACTGAGCGCGGATATCAATGGCAACCGGGAAGAGGTTGTGGAAGCCACCATTGATCCGGTGCGCCTCGAGCATTACCAGATCACCAGCGGCGAACTGATCAACGCGGTACTCGGCAATAACCTGTTGATCCCGGCCGGGGAGATGGATGTCAGTAAAGGGCGTTTCTCGGTCAAGGTGCCGGGCTTGATCGAATCTGCTGATGACGTCTATCAGATCCCTCTCAAGCAGTCTGAGCACGGCGTGGTGACGCTGGGACAGGTGACGGATATCCGCCGTACGTTCAAGGATGCGACCAGCTTTACCAGTGTTAATGGACGCCCGGGGCTTGCCATCAATGTGGAGAAGCGCACCGGGGCCAGTGCGGTGGATCTTGCCGACAGTGTGCGCGCGGTAGTGAATGGGGAGCGGGATTACCTGCCGCGCGGTGTGAAGGTGGATTTCGTATTCGACATGTCGGAAGTCGCGCGGGATATGGTCAGCGAAATGGAGGGGAATATTCTCACCGCCATGCTGCTGGTGATGATCATCGTGGTCAGCGCGCTTGGCTTCCGCTCCGGGCTATTGGTTGGGTTTGGTATTCCCTTCTCCCTGTTGTTTGGCTCCATCATTACCTGGTATCTGGGCTACTCATTCAATTTCATGGTGATGTTCGGCATGCTGCTGGCGCTCGGCATGCTGATTGACGGTTCCATTGTTATCACCGAATTTGCCGATCGCAAAATGGCGGAAGGGCTATCGGCGCGGGTGGCCTATTCCATCGCCGTACGGAGAATGTTCTGGCCGGTCATCGCGTCAACGGGAACGACGCTGGCCGCGTTTCTGCCGATCATCTTCTGGCCGGGCGTGGTGGGGGATTTCATGCGCTATCTGCCGGTTACCGTCTTTGCGGTGCTGGCGGGATCACTGGTATACGCACTGTTTTTTGCTCCGGTGCTCGGGTCGGTATTCGGTAAAAGCAATATGGACCTGCAGACCCAGCAATATCTCAAGCAGCTGGAAAATGGCGACCCGCTTTCTCTCGGTGGCATCACTGGTCTCTACGCGCGGATGCTCGACTCGGTGGTACGTCGACCATTTGTATCGTTTGGGGTAACGATCCTGGTATTGATCGGGATTTTCGTCGCTTTCGGTCGTTTTAACCCAGGTGTGGAATTTTTTACCGAGACGGAAGAGCAATACGGCAACGTGGAGGTGCGCGCGCAGGGCAACCTGTCGGTCGAGGAGAAGAAAGCACTGGTAGCGCAAGTGGAGTCCACGGTGATGCAGGTGCCGGAAGTGCGGGTGGTATATACGGCCATTGGCACACGTGGTATTTCCGGAAACTCGGAAAAGTCTCCGGACCAAATTGCCAATCTTCTGGTGGAGCTGCAGCCTTCCATGGAACGCGAGCGTAAAAGTCGGGAAATTTTTGCCGATATCCGCGAGCGCACTGGTCACTTTCCCGGGATCAAGACCAGCGCCAACGCCTTCGAGGGCGGTCCACCGGTGGGCAAGGATATTGTGTTGGAGCTGCGCAGTCGCGACTACGATAAGTTACTGGCGGAAACCTGGCGCTTGCACCGCGCGCTGGAAAGCGAGTTTGACGGTCTTCGGGATATCGTCAATACCGCGCCACTGCCGGGGATTGAGTGGGAGGTTAAGGTCGATCGCGGCAAGGCGGCTCTGTATGGCGCCGACCTCACGGGGGTTGGTCGCGCCGTGCAGCTGGTGACGAACGGCGTACTGATGGCGGAGTACCGGCCCGACGATTCCGACGAGGAGGTGGATATTCGTATCCGCTATCCGGAAGATGCTCGCGGCATCACCGCGCTCGATGAATTGAAGGTGAATACGGCGAGTGGCGCGGTACCGGTCAGCAGTTTTGTAACCACCGTGGCGGGACCCAAGGTGGACAAAATTGAACGTATCGACGGCGTCACGCGGATGCAGGTAAAAGCGGATGTGAACGACGGCGTACTGGCGGATGACAAGGTGCGCGAAATCCGACAGTGGCTGGCGGCGCACCCTCTGGACGGAGAGGTGGAGCTGTTGTTCCGCGGCGCCGATGAAGATCAGAACGAATCACTGGTCTTCCTGCAGGTGGCCTTTTCGCTGTCGCTGTTCCTGATGTTTATCTTGCTGGTTACCCAGTTCAACAGCTTCTACCAGTCGGCATTGATCCTGTCTTCGGTGATCATGTCTACGGCCGGTGTAATGTTGGGACTTACCCTGACCCAGAGCACGTTCAGCGTAATCATGACCGGGGTGGGTATCGTGGCACTGGCGGGGATTGTAGTGAACAACAATATCGTGCTGATCGATACCTACAATTTTGTGCGTAAAGCCGAGCCTGAGCTCGGTTGCGGCGCGGCTGCGGTCAAGGCTTCTGCACAGCGCCTGCGCCCGGTATTCCTTACAACGGCCACCACTATTCTCGGCTTGCTGCCGCTGGCGTTGGGAGTAAGTGTGGATATGGTTGGGCGCACGGTGGTCGTTAACGGCGTGATCGCGTCTTTCTGGGTGAAACTGGCCAGCGCCATCGTTTATGGCCTCAGCTTTTCCACGATCCTTACCCTGATTGTGACTCCGGTGATGCTTGCGCTTCCTTCGGCATTCAGGGAAATCATTGGCGATGCGATACGGAAATCAAAACCCCGTTGGTTGAATAAGAGCGTTGAATAG
- a CDS encoding efflux RND transporter periplasmic adaptor subunit, producing the protein MNFLLNLWRQRNYRMAIGVALAAVAWLMTGLLSSGTTGKGATPAAETAAARAIEEPLSVRARVLEAQPYLTRVVVNSRTEANRSVRVRAELDGVIAALPVAEGQRVAAGDVICEIAAEDRPEQLDRARAALRKAELDFAGAKKLQGRGLQSEAAMAQQEVALANARADLKRAQVNLSNLQIRAPFAGLVNSRAVELGDFVRRGEECATLLDLDPILLVGEVSEAQVARLEPGAEASAQLQHGQVIQGNLRYVSQEAHPVTRAYRVEMAVANTDGKLRSGISGRMALPTGEVLAHRINSSLLTLDDEGQLGVRTLDDTQRVRFNRVQLVSDEREGVWITGLPPRVTLITVGQEYASEGELVAAVFEDGAADLPAPVVQSTDRAAIEEQP; encoded by the coding sequence ATGAATTTTCTGTTGAACCTCTGGCGGCAGCGTAATTATCGGATGGCGATAGGGGTCGCTCTTGCGGCAGTCGCCTGGCTTATGACTGGCCTGCTCTCCAGTGGTACCACCGGCAAAGGCGCAACACCGGCTGCGGAAACTGCGGCGGCGCGTGCGATAGAGGAACCTCTGAGCGTCCGCGCGCGTGTATTGGAGGCGCAGCCCTACCTCACACGTGTGGTAGTAAACAGCCGTACCGAGGCCAACCGCAGTGTGCGGGTGCGCGCGGAACTGGATGGGGTTATTGCCGCGCTGCCGGTTGCGGAGGGGCAGCGAGTTGCCGCGGGCGATGTGATCTGTGAGATCGCGGCGGAGGACCGGCCTGAACAGCTGGATCGTGCCCGTGCGGCCCTGCGCAAAGCCGAGCTGGATTTTGCCGGTGCCAAAAAACTGCAGGGCCGGGGTTTGCAATCCGAAGCGGCCATGGCGCAGCAAGAGGTGGCGCTGGCGAACGCGCGCGCGGATCTGAAGCGCGCGCAGGTAAACCTGAGCAACCTCCAGATTCGCGCGCCCTTTGCCGGTCTGGTCAACAGCCGCGCGGTAGAGCTGGGAGACTTCGTCCGCCGCGGCGAGGAGTGCGCAACCCTGTTGGATCTCGATCCGATCCTGTTGGTGGGCGAGGTTTCCGAGGCTCAGGTGGCTCGGCTTGAGCCCGGCGCTGAGGCCAGTGCGCAGTTGCAACACGGGCAGGTGATCCAGGGCAATCTGAGGTATGTGAGCCAGGAAGCACACCCGGTCACTCGCGCCTATCGGGTGGAAATGGCGGTTGCCAATACGGATGGGAAATTGCGCAGTGGTATCAGCGGACGCATGGCCCTGCCCACCGGGGAAGTGTTGGCGCACCGCATCAATTCTTCGCTGCTAACCCTGGACGATGAAGGGCAGCTGGGGGTGAGGACCCTGGACGACACCCAGCGGGTGCGATTTAACCGCGTGCAGCTCGTCAGCGACGAGCGCGAGGGGGTGTGGATTACCGGATTACCGCCACGGGTGACGTTGATCACCGTGGGGCAGGAATATGCCAGTGAGGGGGAGCTGGTGGCGGCGGTATTTGAAGATGGCGCCGCCGACCTGCCTGCTCCTGTCGTCCAGTCTACGGATCGCGCGGCCATCGAGGAGCAGCCATGA
- a CDS encoding cyclic nucleotide-binding domain-containing protein → MDYKPLSDFPRDAVDRLLNVIHLFRDIRATSEWQYDVLVKRSRLVSLARGEALLHAGDVDQWVYFLLRGELQVHVDDAASARGERPLAVIRPGELFGDLSMLLAEPRSATIVAAPVGQEIQVLAVDCTLFGDLEDFSLLHLPSKLVFYRNMVHSLRWKLEVYRSKYPAHELANSHRRLKLYTGPKNCREELLALADQARDLARILLDWNAEFGSGQLAAEEADMSDFLESILS, encoded by the coding sequence ATGGATTACAAACCGCTTAGTGATTTTCCGCGGGACGCGGTCGATCGGCTTCTGAATGTCATTCATCTCTTTCGCGATATTCGTGCCACCAGTGAGTGGCAGTACGATGTATTAGTGAAGCGTTCTCGTCTGGTTTCTCTGGCTCGCGGAGAGGCGTTGCTGCACGCGGGAGATGTAGACCAATGGGTGTATTTCCTGTTGCGAGGAGAGCTACAGGTACATGTGGACGACGCGGCGTCGGCGCGGGGTGAACGGCCGTTGGCCGTGATCCGTCCGGGCGAACTCTTCGGTGACCTGTCCATGTTGCTCGCGGAGCCGCGCAGCGCCACCATCGTGGCAGCACCGGTCGGTCAGGAAATTCAGGTGCTGGCCGTCGACTGTACCCTGTTCGGTGACCTGGAAGACTTCTCTCTATTGCACCTGCCGTCCAAGCTGGTGTTCTATCGCAATATGGTGCACTCACTGCGCTGGAAACTGGAAGTCTACCGTTCCAAGTATCCCGCCCATGAACTGGCCAACAGTCATCGCCGCCTGAAGCTGTATACCGGGCCCAAAAACTGCCGGGAAGAATTGTTGGCACTGGCGGATCAGGCGCGGGATCTGGCGCGTATTCTGCTCGACTGGAATGCGGAATTTGGTAGTGGACAGCTGGCCGCGGAAGAAGCCGATATGTCGGACTTTCTCGAGTCCATTCTTTCCTGA
- a CDS encoding TonB family protein, with product MKSIKLVIALLMFAMALTAKAAPLLNGLALEQQFNKDQYIAAVYAERLSNDAASLLDNNMPRALEIRVVADHLSARRLRNQWMEGIAINNPGDTLTGQAENMVTFANLFKGRLVSGDRLRIDFEANTGATSVSLNGVELGKIDSREFFNTLLRAWIGPVPPSTEFRDNLMKSGQVTGGLLATFESLQPSAERVSQVRATYEGEAEEVAAAPEPAKPEPKKETKPESEAIVSVSKPDLSADIPAPTLAAIGSAAIEKPAPARPEPKAETPAVAQASQPKPLKPTTTRPATPPVDEEELEEEEDEAPLTADMILARQIYHSMLLRHTFKHINYPKRAMERGQEGSVRLNVTIDSRGNVIDVATLQESRYSSLNREALDAVERAGPYPATPPQLKMTEYKFSVPITFRLPD from the coding sequence ATGAAATCGATCAAACTCGTCATTGCCCTGCTGATGTTCGCCATGGCCCTGACTGCAAAAGCGGCGCCACTTCTGAACGGCCTGGCCCTGGAACAGCAGTTCAACAAAGACCAATACATCGCCGCGGTTTACGCCGAACGTCTGTCCAACGACGCTGCATCCCTGCTCGATAACAATATGCCACGGGCGTTGGAAATTCGCGTGGTGGCCGATCACCTGTCTGCTCGCCGTCTGCGCAACCAGTGGATGGAGGGAATTGCCATCAACAACCCGGGGGACACCCTGACCGGGCAGGCGGAAAACATGGTGACCTTCGCCAACCTGTTCAAGGGGCGCCTGGTGAGCGGCGACCGTCTGCGTATTGATTTCGAAGCGAACACCGGCGCCACCTCGGTCTCCTTGAATGGGGTCGAGCTGGGGAAAATCGACAGTCGCGAGTTCTTCAATACGCTGTTGCGCGCCTGGATCGGGCCCGTACCGCCATCCACCGAGTTCCGCGACAACTTAATGAAATCCGGACAGGTAACCGGCGGCCTGCTGGCCACCTTCGAGTCACTGCAACCCAGCGCCGAGCGCGTCAGTCAGGTTCGCGCGACCTATGAAGGTGAGGCCGAAGAAGTTGCCGCGGCGCCGGAGCCCGCCAAACCCGAACCGAAAAAAGAAACCAAGCCGGAGTCTGAAGCCATCGTATCGGTCAGCAAACCTGACCTGAGCGCGGATATTCCGGCCCCCACCCTGGCTGCCATCGGCAGTGCCGCCATAGAAAAGCCCGCTCCGGCGCGCCCCGAACCAAAAGCGGAAACCCCCGCCGTGGCACAGGCGTCCCAGCCCAAACCGCTGAAACCCACGACCACGCGCCCGGCAACCCCGCCGGTGGATGAAGAAGAGCTGGAAGAAGAGGAAGATGAAGCGCCGCTCACCGCGGATATGATTCTGGCCCGGCAGATCTACCACTCCATGCTGCTGCGTCATACCTTCAAGCACATCAACTACCCCAAGCGCGCCATGGAGCGTGGCCAGGAGGGCAGTGTGCGCCTGAACGTCACCATCGACAGCAGGGGCAATGTCATCGACGTCGCCACACTGCAGGAGTCCCGTTATTCGAGCCTCAACCGTGAGGCGCTGGATGCGGTAGAGCGCGCGGGCCCCTACCCCGCCACTCCACCTCAGCTGAAAATGACCGAATACAAATTCTCAGTACCAATTACTTTCCGCCTGCCGGACTGA
- a CDS encoding M13 family metallopeptidase has protein sequence MKKLLLPLAIAGAIAGTSLTGCSKSEGPQADTATSKPAAEAIAQVELGSGIDLSAMDTSVRPQDDFFSYVNGNWIKSTDIPADKSSWGGFTILRDKATEEVKALIMEAGQHANNAGAKQIGDLYNSYMNEELIEKKGLSAISGELAKVDAIKSRKDLTDFFAYADTVGYDVPFGGTIYQDLKQVENYITFMWQAGLGLPDRDYYFDDSEKGQKLQQAYRDYLVKIQQIAGLENAEQYADTLYALEKSLAEHHRTRVDNRDPDKYYNKKTLSELKAMMPAVDWDSYLQKAHLEKAQEFIVGQPEYLEAANQIIADTELDTWKRYLKLKVLSAAAPYMHSEIAQADFDFYSTTIRGVKEMEPRWKRAVQFVNGSVGELVGQRYVEKYFPPEAKARMVKLVDNLKAAYKESIESLTWMSEDTKKEALTKLANFTTKIGYPDKWRDYSALQVNADDLVGNAIAATLFETLHERDKLGKPLDRGEWGMSPQTVNAYYNPAMNEIVFPAAILQPPFFNMQADDAVNYGGIGGVIGHEIGHGFDDKGSKFDGKGYLNNWWTDSDRSNFEGLTGKLVAQYNGFEPLDGEHVNGELTLGENIGDLSGLGIAYKAYKMSLNGGEAPVIDGFTGDQRVFLGWAQVWRSKMRDEALSERLKTDPHSPAEYRVQGVLPNLEAFYQAFDVKEGDGMYLPEEERVVIW, from the coding sequence ATGAAAAAACTGCTTTTACCCCTGGCGATTGCCGGTGCCATTGCCGGAACCTCACTGACCGGTTGCTCTAAATCCGAAGGTCCACAGGCGGATACCGCCACCTCCAAGCCCGCGGCCGAAGCCATCGCCCAGGTAGAGCTCGGTTCCGGTATCGACCTCAGTGCCATGGACACCAGTGTGCGCCCACAGGACGACTTTTTCTCCTATGTAAACGGCAACTGGATCAAAAGCACCGACATTCCCGCGGACAAATCCAGCTGGGGTGGTTTCACCATTCTGCGTGACAAGGCCACCGAGGAAGTAAAAGCACTGATCATGGAGGCGGGGCAGCACGCGAACAATGCTGGCGCCAAGCAGATCGGCGATCTCTACAACAGCTATATGAATGAAGAGCTGATCGAGAAGAAAGGCCTTTCAGCCATCTCCGGAGAGCTGGCCAAGGTCGACGCCATCAAGTCCCGTAAGGACCTGACCGACTTCTTCGCCTACGCCGACACCGTTGGCTACGATGTCCCCTTCGGCGGCACCATCTACCAGGACCTGAAGCAGGTAGAAAACTACATCACCTTTATGTGGCAGGCCGGTCTCGGCTTACCGGATCGTGACTACTACTTCGACGACTCCGAGAAAGGTCAGAAACTGCAGCAGGCCTACCGCGATTACCTGGTAAAAATTCAGCAGATCGCCGGTCTGGAAAATGCCGAGCAGTACGCTGACACCCTGTACGCGCTGGAAAAGAGCCTGGCGGAACACCATCGCACCCGTGTGGATAACCGCGATCCGGACAAGTACTACAACAAGAAGACACTCAGCGAGCTGAAAGCGATGATGCCCGCGGTCGATTGGGACAGCTACCTGCAGAAAGCACACCTGGAAAAAGCCCAGGAGTTTATTGTCGGCCAGCCTGAATATCTGGAAGCCGCCAACCAGATCATCGCGGATACCGAACTGGATACCTGGAAGCGCTACCTCAAGCTCAAGGTACTTTCCGCCGCAGCACCTTACATGCACAGCGAGATCGCCCAGGCAGACTTCGATTTCTACAGCACCACCATTCGTGGCGTTAAAGAAATGGAGCCCCGCTGGAAGCGCGCCGTGCAGTTCGTAAATGGCTCCGTGGGTGAACTCGTTGGCCAGCGTTATGTGGAGAAATACTTCCCGCCGGAAGCCAAGGCGCGCATGGTCAAGCTGGTAGACAATCTGAAGGCGGCTTACAAAGAGTCCATCGAGTCCCTGACCTGGATGAGCGAAGACACCAAGAAGGAAGCGCTGACCAAGCTGGCCAATTTCACCACCAAGATCGGCTACCCGGACAAATGGCGCGATTACAGCGCACTGCAGGTGAACGCCGACGATCTGGTAGGCAACGCCATCGCCGCCACTCTGTTTGAGACCCTGCACGAGCGCGACAAGTTGGGCAAACCCCTGGACCGCGGCGAGTGGGGCATGAGCCCGCAAACCGTCAATGCCTACTACAACCCGGCGATGAATGAAATCGTGTTCCCGGCTGCGATCCTGCAACCGCCGTTCTTCAATATGCAGGCAGACGACGCCGTGAATTACGGTGGCATCGGTGGTGTGATCGGTCATGAAATCGGTCACGGCTTTGATGACAAAGGCAGCAAGTTCGATGGAAAAGGCTACCTGAACAACTGGTGGACCGATTCCGATCGCAGCAACTTTGAAGGTCTCACCGGCAAACTGGTGGCCCAGTACAACGGCTTTGAACCGCTGGATGGCGAGCACGTGAACGGCGAGCTGACCCTGGGTGAGAACATCGGCGACCTGTCCGGTCTCGGTATTGCCTACAAGGCCTATAAAATGTCCCTGAACGGCGGCGAAGCGCCCGTCATCGACGGTTTCACCGGCGACCAGCGTGTATTCTTGGGCTGGGCACAGGTATGGCGCAGCAAGATGCGCGACGAAGCCCTGAGCGAGCGCCTGAAGACCGATCCGCACTCCCCGGCGGAATACCGTGTCCAGGGCGTATTGCCAAACCTCGAAGCCTTCTACCAGGCCTTCGATGTGAAGGAAGGCGACGGCATGTACCTGCCGGAAGAGGAGCGCGTAGTCATTTGGTAA